The stretch of DNA CCGTGGCGAGCGCCGCCGCGGCCAGAATTCCCGTCCAACGCATTGTGTCTTCCCCCTGTGAGTCTTGCCCGTCAGTGGCGGACATAATCAAAGAAGCCGCATCTGCCTATCGCTTTCCGGCGGGCGGAATTGCGCGGTGTCGAGCACGAAGCGCGCCTTTTCGATCCCCGCCTTGCGGCAGGCCACGCGAAACCGCGCGCGGATCAGATCGGCCCATACGCCTTGCGGGTTCATGCGGCTGTGAAAGTTCGGATCATTGTCGCGCCCGCCCCTCATCTCGCGCACGATGCTCATCACCTTGCCCGCGCGGTCGGGATAGTGGACCGCGAGCCACTCGCGGAACAGCGGGGCGACTTCGTGGGGGAGGCGCAGCGGGATCCAGCCGACGCTCCCGACCCCCAGTTCCGCCACGCGGGCAATTATGCCTTCGATGAATTCGTCGGTGATCGCGGGGATGACGGGCGAGAGCGAGCAATGCACCGGCACGCCGCGTTCCACCAGCGTGCCCAATGCCGCCAATCGCTTCGCCGGGGCAGCGCAGCGCGGTTCGAGCTTGCTCGACAGCACCGGATCGAGGCTCGTCACCGAGATCGACACCGCTACCAGATCGGCGCGCGCCAGCTCTGCCAGCAGATCGGCATCGTCCAGCACCCGGTCGGACTTGGTGGTGATGGTGACCGGGTGGCGCGTCTCGAGGCAGACTTCGAGGATCTGGCGAGTGATGCGGTAGGTGCGCTCGATCGGCTGATAGGGATCGGTGTTGGTGCCGAGCGCGATGGGTTTGGGGCTGTAGCCCTTCTTCGCGAGGGTCTTGCGCAGCAGCGCCGCTGCTTCGGGCTTGGCGAAGAGCTTCGTCTCGAAGTCGAGGCCGGGCGAGAGGTCGTGATAGGCGTGGGTGGGACGCGCAAAGCAATAGACGCAGCCATGCTCGCAGCCGCGATAGGCATTGATCGAGCGGTCGAAGGGCACATCGGGTGACTGGTTGAAGGTGAGGATCGACTTCGGGCGTTCCTCGGTCACCGTGGTGCGCAGCTTGACCGGGGGGCCATCAAGCGTGGCGACATGATCGCGCCAGTCGCCATCGACCTCGCGCTCCGCCAGACCGAAGCGGGTGGAGACCGCCCCCGATTGCGCGCCGCGTCCTTTGACCGGAGAATGTTTCACGTGGAACATTTACGGAACATTGCGGTGATCCGCAAGCCCCGTCGGCGGTCAGACCTCCTTGAGGCGCGGCATCAGTTCGACGAAATTGCACGGCCGGTTGCGGCTGTCGAGTTGCTCGGCGAGAATCCCGTCCCACCCGTCCTTCACCGCGCCGTTCGATCCGGGGAGCGCGAAGATATAGGTGCCGCGCGCCACCACCGCGCAGGCGCGCGACTGGATGGTGCTGGTGCCGATGGTCTTGAAGCTGAGCCAGCGGAACAGCTCGCCAAAACCGGGGATCTCGCGCGCGCCTTCGATCATGGCGAGTGCCTCGGGTGTCACATCACGCCCGGTCAGGCCGGTGCCCCCGGTGCTGACCACCGCGTCGATCGCGGGATCATCGATCCATGCCTCGAAATGCGCAGCGAGCAGGGCGGCATCGTCCCTCACGATCATGCGCGCCGCCAGATGGTGCCCCGCGCCCGTGACGCGGCCCGCAAGAATATCGCCCGAGGTATCGTTCTCCGCCGTGCGGGTGTCCGAGACGGTCAGAACGGCGATGTTGATCGGCTTGAAGATCCGGCTTTCGTCAATCGCCACGCTGCGTCTCTCCCGCTTACGGCTCCAACCGGGCCGAGCGGGTGGTAGCAGCGCGCGGGAATTCCGGCCAGCGCCCTTGCGCCAATGCGCGGCGGCTGGGCGAGGTGACGCCCGCAGCGCGTTCGTACATCCAGTAATTGCGCATCACGATCGCGACATAGCCGCGCGTTTCCCAATAGGGGATGGACTCCATCCACAGCAGCGGATCGTTCTGGTCGTTGATCTCGTAATTCCAGCGCCCCACCGGGGTGAGCCCGGCGTTGTAGGCGGCCATGATCTTGGGCAGCGCGCCGCCGGTGGCGGGGTTGTCGCGCAGCATCTCCAGATGGCGCTGGCCATAGGCGAGGTTGACCTGCGGATCGTTGAGATCCTCGTAGGACGCGCCGAGGCTCAGCCGGAAGGAATGATCGCGCGCGGTGCCGGGCATGATCTGCATCAACCCGCGTGCATTGGCCGGGCTGACCGCAGTGGCGCGGAAGTTCGATTCCTGCAGCGCGTGGGCGAAGGCGAGCGCCGGATCGACCTGCCAGCCGCCCACCGGCTGCCAATGCGCAACCGGGAAGCGCAAGCTCCGATCGCTGCTGGTGCCGTAAGGGGCGTTGTGCGCCATGAACAGCTGGGTCGAGGGCATCCCGAGTTCGCGCGCCAGCCGGGCGAGCGCGGCATATTGATAGGCGGGGCCGATCTGCGCTTCGTGGCGCAGGACTTCGTCGGCAAGACCGGGCCGCCCGATCTCGGTCAGCGCCACGGCGACGCGCACATTGGGGCGCTGGGCGAGTGTGGCCCAGTCATCCCTGCTGAACGGCTGCGGCGCGGCATCGGCGGGCAGCTCCACGCCCAGCTGATCGGCGGCGAGCATTCCGTAGAGCGTCTCGTCATATTGCGCGGCGGCGCTGAGGTGTTGCTGCGCCTGCCCGGGCTCGCGGCACCGCACCAGCGAACGGTGCGCCCAGTAATGGCCCGCCGCGGCGAGCTCGACATTCTCGGCGCTTCCCGCCGCCCTCACGAAGGCGTCGGCCGCGAGCGAGCAATGGCCCAGCCGCCAGGCCGACAGCCCTTCGACCCACGCGCCCTCGGCCACCCACGGCCCGCTGCCCTCGGCGACGGTGCGCGCAAGTTCAAGCGCGGCGGTGTCGTTGTTCTCGATGTAGTGGCTCCACGCCACCCGCTGCCGCCACTCGGCGCGTGCTTCGGGGGAGAGGAAAAAATCAACCTCGGCCAGCAGGCGCTGGGCCTCGGCGGGATTGTCGCCCTTGATCGCCTCGAGGATCGCGCTTGCGGTGGCGCCCGGCATGGTTCCGTCGGTGACGCTGCGCGGCAGGATGCGCTTGGGGGCATAGGGCTGACGCGCCATGCCTTGCGCGGCGGGCAGGGGAGGCAGTTGGGTCACCCCGCGCTTGGCTCCCATCCGCGCCAACTGTTCGGCCTGCGGCAGATCGGTACCGGCGTTGAACCAAGCGGCGATCTGCTCGGGCGCGATCTTGGGGCTGTTGGCGTGGGTGTAATACTCCGCCAGCGCCGCCTGCGTGAGCACGCCGCCCGGACGCTGGGCGATGAGACTTTCGACCATGTCCCACTGCTCGGCGTCGATCGCGGCGAAAAGCTGGCGATAGGCGGCGCGCTCATCGGGGGAGAGCACCGCGTCCACCGCGCCCTCGGCAGGGGTCGCGCCGTTCCAGCGCGCCACCAGATCGCCCGATTGCGCGGCTGCGGGCGCGTGGAGGCCGATCGCCGCCAGCACCATTGCCGCCAACGCCACGCCCGGGCGCTTCAGTGTGAGGCCGACCATTCCATCCATCTCCGCCAGAACCGGGCCTTGAGCCGGGGCATATCCATCAGGGAATCGAGCGTTTCGCTCGACATGACCGGGATCTTGCCCCCGGCATGGTTGATTTCACGTAAAGGCTGTTCGCCCGCTCCGAACAGCATCGGCGCAAGGCCGGTGCCGAAGGCGACCAGCCGCGCGGGCTTCACCAGCGCGATGTGATGCGCGGTGACCGCATCCATCCCGCTTGCCGCGATCATCGCCAGATCGGCCATCGGCGTATGGCTGGGGAGCGCGGATGCGATATACACCGCGTCCTCGGCAAGCCCCATCGCGACGAGAATATTGGCGAGCAGCCGCCCCTGTGGCCCGCTCAGCAGAGTGTCGCGGTCGCTCTCTTCGGGCTGGGGTACCAGTACCATCAGCGCCGGTTCGCAGGCGCCGCGCGGCGCGATCCGGGGAAAGGCGCGGGCCGTTTCAAGCGCGGGGCTGGCAAGCCACCAGTCGCGGAATTCCATGAGGCTCTGCGGCGGCGAATCGCCGAGAAGGTCGCGGCGCAAAACGGCAGGGCTGGCAGCAGCGGCGGGCGCTGGGGGGACATTGGCCGCGCCGGGTGCGCCCGGCGGTGCGGTGCGCGCTGCGTCGGCGGCAGGCCGTCCCGCGCCTGCATCATTGCCCTCTTGCGGGGCGGCATCGGCCAACCACGCCGTAGCGTCATCGACAAAGTCACAGTCGACCCCGGCGTCCCGCCACCAGGCGAGCGCCGCTTCGAAATCGCGTGCCAGAGAGAGTTCAGGGCGGGTCATGCTGATAATGCTGGGTCTTGACGGGGGGAACCCCAGTTAGCAAGTGCAAGCCATAGCCAATTCGCCGGAATGTGCGGCGAGCGCGCCCAAAACTGTCGAGGATCAGGAAAGTCCCATGAGCGAACGTGAATCAATGCCTTGCGATGTCGTGATCGTCGGCGGCGGGGTGGCGGGTCTGGCCGCTGCCATCAAGCTCAAGCAGATCAACGCCGAGCTTGAAGTGATCGTGCTCGAAAAGGGTTCGGAAATCGGCGCGCATATCCTTTCGGGTGCGGTGGTCGATCCCAAGTCGCTCGACGAGCTCCTGCCCGAATGGCGCGACATGGGCTGCCCGATGGCGCAGACCCCGGTAACCGACAACTGGCACTGGGTGCTCTCCAAGACCGGCAAGTCCTCGATGCCGCACGCGATCATGCCGCCGCTGATGAGCAACAAGGGCTGCTACACCGGCAGCCTCGGCAATCTCGCGCGCTGGCTGGCCGAGCAGGCCGAGGGGCTGGGCGTGATGGTGTTCCCGGGCTTCCCCGCCGCCGAAGTCATGTTCGATGAAAGCGGCGCGGTCGCGGGCGTCATCACGCAGGACATGGGCGTGGCGGCCGATGGCTCGCACAAGGGCGACTATCAGCCCGGCATGGAGATCCACGCCAAGTACACCCTTTTCGCCGAGGGTGCGCGCGGCAACCTCACCAAGCAGCTGAAGAAGCGCTTCGACCTCGAAGCGAACTGCCAGCCACAGGTCTATGGCCTCGGCATCAAGGAATTGTGGGACATCGACCCCAAGAAGCACAAGCCGGGCCGCGTGATCCACACGCAGGGCTGGCCGCTGACCGAAAGCGAAAGCTGGGGCGGGGGCTTCCTCTACCATCAGGCGAACGGTCAGGTGGCCTTGGGCTTCGTGACCGCGCTCGATTACAAGAACCCCTGGGTCTCGCCCTATCAGGAATTCCAGCGCTGGAAGCAGCACCCGGCGATCCGCGAATATCTCGAAGGCGGCAAGCGTGTGTCCTACGGCGCGCGCGCGATCAACGAGGGCGGCTGGCAGTCCGTGCCCAAGCTCGCCTTCCCCGGCGGGGCGCTGATCGGCTGCGCGGCAGGCTTCGTCAACGTGCCGCGCATCAAGGGCAGCCACACCGCGATGAAGAGCGGGATGCTGGCGGCCGAGAGCATCGCGGCGGCGATTGCGGCGGGTCAGGAAAAGACCGAGCTGATGGAATATGACGCGGCCGTCCGCTCCAGCTGGATCGCGGACGAGCTGAAGCTTGTCCAGAACGCCCAGCCGGCGGTCGCCAAGTATGGCGGCGACATCGGAACCGCGCTGGCGGGCATCGACATGTGGATGCGCACGCTCAAGATCGGCCTGCCGATCAGCATGAAGCACCACCGCGACTACGAAGCGACGGGCCGTGCCGATCTGTATCCGAAGATCGACTACCCCAAGCCCGATGGCGTGATCACCTTCGACCGCCTCACCAACGTCGCCTACAGCTACACCAACCACGCCGAAGACCAGCCCTGCCACCTTCAGGTGAAGGACTGGGAACTCCAGAAGGTGAGCGAACTCGGTGTCTACGGCGGCCCCTCGGCGCGCTACTGCCCCGCGGGGGTCTACGAATGGCTGATCGACGAGAAGACCGGCGAGCCCAAGTTCCAGATCAACTCCCAGAACTGCGTCCACTGCAAGACCTGCGACATCAAGGACCCCAACCAGAACATCAACTGGGTGACGCCCGAAGGCGGCGGCGGGCCGAATTATCCGAATATGTGATGAAGCTTGTTTCGATATTCCTGCAAGTCATTGGGTCGCTAGCTGTCTTGGGGATGGCAGCGAGCCTTCTCATGTTGCCGGGAAGCGTTGAGCACTACGGGCGAGAGCCTGAAGATGCATGGCTCGTGACTGGTTGGACAATTGCCCTTGGTTTGCTTGCATTGTCCAGTTTCTGGATCGCTGCAAAGACGCGTCCGTGATCGGGAAAGTCGCATACGCAAAGATCAACCTCGCACTGGCAGGGGCTGCTGTCCTTGCCTCCTGCGCGGCGGCGGAAGCGGCTGGGCCGGTCACTTCTGAAGATCAAGCGTGCAACCGTGTCATGGCGGTCCTGGCTGCCAACAAGACCTATCGCGCAGAGCAGATGGCAAGCTGCGATGGCGGAGAGGATGACAACAATCCCGGCTATTACGTCCTGCGCGTCAATGCCTACTGCCGCGACCCGCAAGGCTGCGGCAGCGTGCTGCTCGGCTGGTATGCGGTCGAGGCGGCGACCGGCGCGGTGCATGACATGGATGCTGCCGAGTGGTCAGTGGGCCAACGGATCGACCGGAACACGTGATGCGCGAAACCGCCTACGCCAAGATCAATCTCGCGCTGCATGTCCGCAGGCGCCGGGAGGATGGGTATCACGAGCTTGAGACCCTGTTCGCCTTCGTCGATGCGGGCGATCTGCTGAGCGCCGCGCCTGCGGCTGAGGACAGCCTGCGAATTGTGGGCGAATTCTCCGGCGTGCTCTCACTCCCCTCCCTTGGGGGAGGGGTTGGGGGTGGGGGCTCTGCCCTATCGACCGTAGAATCCCCATCCCCGGCCCTTCCCCTCGGGGAAGGGGGTAATCTGGTTGCCCGCGCGCTCACCGCCCTCCCGCGTCCGCAGGGCCTCGCGGTGACGCTGGAGAAGAACTTGCCGGTCGCGGCTGGCCTTGGTGGCGGGTCGGCGGATGCGGGGGCGGTGTTTCGGATTGTCGAGGCGCTTCACGGCCTGCCCGACGACTGGCAGGCGCGCGCGGCCAAGCTCGGCGCGGATGTGCCCGCCTGCGTGCTGAGCCGCACCCATATCGGTCTCGGCACCGGCACGGAGCAGGTCGAAGTCCAGGACGACCTCGCCGGAACCCCCGTGCTGCTGGTCAACCCGC from Porphyrobacter sp. YT40 encodes:
- a CDS encoding PA0069 family radical SAM protein; protein product: MFHVKHSPVKGRGAQSGAVSTRFGLAEREVDGDWRDHVATLDGPPVKLRTTVTEERPKSILTFNQSPDVPFDRSINAYRGCEHGCVYCFARPTHAYHDLSPGLDFETKLFAKPEAAALLRKTLAKKGYSPKPIALGTNTDPYQPIERTYRITRQILEVCLETRHPVTITTKSDRVLDDADLLAELARADLVAVSISVTSLDPVLSSKLEPRCAAPAKRLAALGTLVERGVPVHCSLSPVIPAITDEFIEGIIARVAELGVGSVGWIPLRLPHEVAPLFREWLAVHYPDRAGKVMSIVREMRGGRDNDPNFHSRMNPQGVWADLIRARFRVACRKAGIEKARFVLDTAQFRPPESDRQMRLL
- the moaB gene encoding molybdenum cofactor biosynthesis protein B yields the protein MAIDESRIFKPINIAVLTVSDTRTAENDTSGDILAGRVTGAGHHLAARMIVRDDAALLAAHFEAWIDDPAIDAVVSTGGTGLTGRDVTPEALAMIEGAREIPGFGELFRWLSFKTIGTSTIQSRACAVVARGTYIFALPGSNGAVKDGWDGILAEQLDSRNRPCNFVELMPRLKEV
- a CDS encoding lytic transglycosylase domain-containing protein, whose amino-acid sequence is MVGLTLKRPGVALAAMVLAAIGLHAPAAAQSGDLVARWNGATPAEGAVDAVLSPDERAAYRQLFAAIDAEQWDMVESLIAQRPGGVLTQAALAEYYTHANSPKIAPEQIAAWFNAGTDLPQAEQLARMGAKRGVTQLPPLPAAQGMARQPYAPKRILPRSVTDGTMPGATASAILEAIKGDNPAEAQRLLAEVDFFLSPEARAEWRQRVAWSHYIENNDTAALELARTVAEGSGPWVAEGAWVEGLSAWRLGHCSLAADAFVRAAGSAENVELAAAGHYWAHRSLVRCREPGQAQQHLSAAAQYDETLYGMLAADQLGVELPADAAPQPFSRDDWATLAQRPNVRVAVALTEIGRPGLADEVLRHEAQIGPAYQYAALARLARELGMPSTQLFMAHNAPYGTSSDRSLRFPVAHWQPVGGWQVDPALAFAHALQESNFRATAVSPANARGLMQIMPGTARDHSFRLSLGASYEDLNDPQVNLAYGQRHLEMLRDNPATGGALPKIMAAYNAGLTPVGRWNYEINDQNDPLLWMESIPYWETRGYVAIVMRNYWMYERAAGVTSPSRRALAQGRWPEFPRAATTRSARLEP
- a CDS encoding electron transfer flavoprotein-ubiquinone oxidoreductase, whose protein sequence is MSERESMPCDVVIVGGGVAGLAAAIKLKQINAELEVIVLEKGSEIGAHILSGAVVDPKSLDELLPEWRDMGCPMAQTPVTDNWHWVLSKTGKSSMPHAIMPPLMSNKGCYTGSLGNLARWLAEQAEGLGVMVFPGFPAAEVMFDESGAVAGVITQDMGVAADGSHKGDYQPGMEIHAKYTLFAEGARGNLTKQLKKRFDLEANCQPQVYGLGIKELWDIDPKKHKPGRVIHTQGWPLTESESWGGGFLYHQANGQVALGFVTALDYKNPWVSPYQEFQRWKQHPAIREYLEGGKRVSYGARAINEGGWQSVPKLAFPGGALIGCAAGFVNVPRIKGSHTAMKSGMLAAESIAAAIAAGQEKTELMEYDAAVRSSWIADELKLVQNAQPAVAKYGGDIGTALAGIDMWMRTLKIGLPISMKHHRDYEATGRADLYPKIDYPKPDGVITFDRLTNVAYSYTNHAEDQPCHLQVKDWELQKVSELGVYGGPSARYCPAGVYEWLIDEKTGEPKFQINSQNCVHCKTCDIKDPNQNINWVTPEGGGGPNYPNM
- a CDS encoding 4-(cytidine 5'-diphospho)-2-C-methyl-D-erythritol kinase codes for the protein MRETAYAKINLALHVRRRREDGYHELETLFAFVDAGDLLSAAPAAEDSLRIVGEFSGVLSLPSLGGGVGGGGSALSTVESPSPALPLGEGGNLVARALTALPRPQGLAVTLEKNLPVAAGLGGGSADAGAVFRIVEALHGLPDDWQARAAKLGADVPACVLSRTHIGLGTGTEQVEVQDDLAGTPVLLVNPRVPLSTGPVFKAWDGEDRGALPEGPASKIAKEGRNDLEAPAISLCAVIAEVLAALQATNPWLARMSGSGATCFALYDTPEARDAAAAAMPSGWWTMAGRLR